A genomic segment from Branchiostoma floridae strain S238N-H82 chromosome 7, Bfl_VNyyK, whole genome shotgun sequence encodes:
- the LOC118419220 gene encoding allene oxide synthase-lipoxygenase protein-like has translation MTTQWDCERKGHRWANDGFRLYSECHGAEEFKQKMADLFSNEHTVGFGSRVKLSWDKSLAKMSVMGASVTQGKRLHPCAVGAVGTVSVVGNPQFPPHDFFRPGRVFPLRLRHSNYTQTDDAASDIRSVAIKFLDGDEGGPLDLVMNTGAISPYWDVQGAVDFLAAMRSAPALQNFCAEHPVRHYSLIDSLRRAPNSYTDLTYYSQHVFRFMAKDGERRYVKYRLIPDVDVHETGLLDRNEQPKPW, from the exons ATGACGACCCAGTGGGACTGTGAGCGGAAGGGGCACAGAT GGGCCAATGACGGGTTCAGGCTGTACAGCGAGTGTCACGGAGCCGAGGAGTTCAAACAGAAGATGGCCGATCTGTTCTCG AACGAGCACACCGTTGGGTTCGGCTCGAGGGTGAAGCTAAGCTGGGACAAGTCTCTGGCCAAGATGTCCGTCATGGGGGCCAGCGTGACGCAGGGGAAGCGGCTTCATCCGTGCGCTGTGGGGGCG GTTGGCACGGTGAGCGTGGTGGGCAACCCTCAGTTCCCGCCGCACGACTTTTTTAGACCGGGGCGGGTGTTCCCGCTGCGCCTGCGGCACTCCAACTACACACAGACCGACGACGCCGCGTCAGACATCCGCTCCGTCGCGATCAAGTTCCTCGACGGCGACGAAGGAG GTCCACTGGACCTGGTGATGAACACAGGCGCCATCTCTCCCTACTGGGACGTGCAGGGCGCCGTGGACTTCCTCGCCGCCATGCGGTCTGCCCCGGCACTGCAGAACTTCTGCGCGGAACATCCAGTCAG ACACTACTCTCTGATCGACTCGCTTCGCCGCGCGCCCAACTCCTACACGGACCTGACGTACTACTCCCAGCACGTCTTCCGCTTCATGGCGAAGGACGGCGAGCGGCGCTACGTCAAGTACCGCCTCATACCTGACGTCGACGTACACGAGACGGGGCTGCTGGACAGGAACGAGCAGCCAAAACCATGGTAA